One Myxococcaceae bacterium JPH2 DNA window includes the following coding sequences:
- a CDS encoding DNA polymerase III subunit beta, which produces MEFRIAADELKKALYRAQGIVERKTTMPILANVLVTANKGGVTVTAFDLDIGVVSEHPAEVTKPGAVTLSAKYVFDIVQNLPDAQVTLKKLANNYVDISSGSAHFKIVGMAAEEYPKLPKEESAPLVQISGNILLEMIKKTQFAISSDETRYILNGVFFEPQTNGKVRMVSTDGHRLSLIERELPGDFKLKSGVIIPRKGLMELKRLLDEAPDAECHLGFAENSALFKKPGLTMVMRLIDGQFPEYQRVIPKEGEKVVLVPKTRLLESLKRIALLSADKSNAVRIGLAQNKLIITASNPDLGEAKDELELAYRGSDITVGFNARYLMDVLGVTDTDEVSFELGDEHSPGVLHGPGDRSFTAVVMPMRV; this is translated from the coding sequence ATGGAATTCCGCATCGCCGCCGACGAGCTGAAGAAGGCCCTCTATCGCGCCCAGGGAATCGTGGAGCGCAAGACGACGATGCCCATCCTCGCCAACGTGCTCGTCACGGCGAACAAGGGGGGCGTCACCGTCACGGCGTTCGACCTGGACATCGGTGTCGTCTCCGAGCACCCCGCCGAGGTCACCAAGCCCGGCGCCGTCACGCTGAGCGCCAAGTACGTCTTCGACATCGTCCAGAACCTGCCGGATGCGCAGGTGACGCTGAAGAAGCTGGCGAACAACTACGTGGACATCAGCTCCGGCTCGGCCCACTTCAAGATTGTCGGCATGGCGGCGGAGGAGTACCCGAAGCTCCCCAAGGAGGAGAGCGCTCCGCTGGTGCAGATCTCCGGGAACATCCTCCTGGAGATGATCAAGAAGACGCAGTTCGCCATCTCCAGCGACGAGACGCGCTACATCCTCAACGGCGTCTTCTTCGAGCCGCAGACCAACGGCAAGGTCCGCATGGTGTCCACGGACGGCCACCGCCTGTCGCTCATCGAGCGCGAGCTGCCCGGCGACTTCAAGCTGAAGAGTGGCGTCATCATCCCGCGCAAGGGCTTGATGGAGCTCAAGCGCCTGCTGGACGAGGCGCCCGACGCCGAGTGTCACCTGGGCTTCGCGGAGAACTCGGCGCTGTTCAAGAAGCCGGGCCTCACCATGGTGATGCGGCTCATCGACGGCCAGTTCCCCGAGTACCAGCGCGTCATCCCCAAGGAGGGCGAGAAGGTCGTCCTCGTGCCGAAGACGCGCCTGCTGGAGAGCCTCAAGCGCATCGCGCTGTTGTCCGCGGACAAGAGCAACGCCGTGCGCATCGGGCTGGCGCAGAACAAGCTCATCATCACCGCCAGCAACCCGGACCTGGGCGAGGCCAAGGACGAGCTGGAGCTGGCGTACCGGGGTTCGGACATCACGGTGGGCTTCAACGCGCGCTACCTGATGGACGTGCTGGGCGTCACGGACACGGACGAGGTCAGCTTCGAGCTGGGTGACGAGCACAGCCCGGGCGTGCTCCACGGCCCCGGCGACCGCAGCTTCACCGCGGTGGTCATGCCCATGCGGGTGTGA
- a CDS encoding ABC transporter ATP-binding protein, with amino-acid sequence MDAGKGRPPPVVQLRGVSKVYRTGDVEVRALRGVDFTVEPGEFVAIMGSSGSGKSTLMNILGCLDRPTQGEYLLEGRDVARLDRDGLARVRNRTLGFVFQSFNLLARTTALENVELPMLYAGVPGKERRARAKEALERVGLGSRLDHHPRQLSGGQQQRVAIARALVGRPRVILADEPTGNLDSRTSIEVMALFQQLQKEGLTLVLVTHEPDVASFTQRVVVVKDGRIVSDKHQAPSPAVVPAETAEEGVGP; translated from the coding sequence ATGGACGCGGGCAAGGGACGGCCGCCCCCCGTCGTGCAGTTGCGGGGCGTGAGCAAGGTGTACCGCACGGGCGATGTCGAGGTCCGGGCGCTGCGCGGAGTGGACTTCACGGTGGAGCCGGGCGAGTTCGTCGCCATCATGGGCTCCAGCGGTTCGGGCAAGTCCACGCTGATGAACATCCTGGGCTGCTTGGATCGGCCCACCCAGGGCGAGTACCTGCTGGAAGGGCGGGACGTGGCGCGGCTGGACCGGGACGGGCTCGCGCGCGTGCGCAATCGCACGCTGGGCTTCGTGTTCCAGAGCTTCAACCTCTTGGCGCGCACCACCGCGCTGGAGAACGTGGAGCTGCCCATGCTCTACGCGGGTGTCCCGGGCAAGGAGCGCCGCGCTCGGGCGAAGGAAGCGCTGGAGCGCGTGGGGCTGGGGTCGCGGTTGGATCATCACCCGCGCCAGCTCTCCGGTGGACAGCAGCAGCGCGTGGCCATCGCTCGCGCGCTGGTGGGGCGCCCTCGCGTCATCCTGGCGGACGAGCCCACGGGCAACCTGGACTCGCGCACCAGCATCGAGGTGATGGCGTTGTTCCAGCAGCTCCAGAAGGAGGGGCTCACGCTCGTCCTGGTGACGCACGAGCCGGACGTGGCCTCGTTCACGCAGCGGGTGGTGGTGGTGAAGGACGGCCGCATCGTGTCCGACAAGCACCAGGCGCCGAGCCCCGCCGTCGTCCCCGCCGAGACCGCGGAAGAGGGGGTGGGGCCATGA
- a CDS encoding ABC transporter permease: MNLLETLHLALRALLRAKTRSVLTALGIIIGVGAVIAMVAIGDGARASVQKVFDSMGTNMLIVMPGSSMSGGARGGFGSQPTITWEDLEAIRTQLPSVRGAAPELRSNVQVFSEDQNWTTSVVGTTPEFFDVRNWPMAMGARFSQSDTDSGAKVAILGQTVVEKLYGKGANPVGQTLRIKKTPFLVVAVAGVKGQSPVGQDFDNTIFVPASTYRRQVQAQSLGSFITGIIYVQANSADQTARAQQDITQLLRERHRLGDEAVNDFDIRNLAEIASGQQESTQTMSLLLAAIAAVSLVVGGIGIMNIMLVSVTERTREIGVRVAVGARPRDILAQFLIEALTLAVLGGVIGAAVGLGVARLLAAQFGWPMLVRPDVALAAIAFSGLVGVVFGLYPARKASLLDPIDALRYE; encoded by the coding sequence ATGAACCTCCTGGAGACGCTGCACCTGGCGCTGCGGGCGCTCTTGCGCGCGAAGACGCGCTCGGTGCTCACCGCGTTGGGCATCATCATCGGCGTGGGCGCGGTCATCGCCATGGTTGCGATTGGGGACGGCGCGCGCGCGAGCGTGCAGAAGGTGTTCGACTCGATGGGCACCAACATGCTCATCGTCATGCCGGGCTCCTCCATGTCGGGCGGCGCGCGCGGCGGCTTCGGCAGCCAGCCCACCATCACCTGGGAGGATTTGGAGGCCATCCGCACGCAGCTGCCTTCCGTGCGCGGCGCCGCGCCGGAGCTGCGCTCCAACGTCCAGGTCTTCTCCGAGGACCAGAACTGGACCACGAGCGTGGTGGGCACCACGCCGGAGTTCTTCGACGTGCGCAACTGGCCCATGGCGATGGGCGCCCGCTTCAGCCAGTCCGACACGGACTCGGGCGCGAAGGTGGCCATCCTGGGGCAGACGGTGGTGGAGAAGCTCTACGGCAAGGGCGCGAACCCCGTGGGGCAGACGCTCCGCATCAAGAAGACGCCCTTCCTCGTGGTGGCGGTGGCCGGCGTGAAGGGCCAGTCGCCCGTGGGGCAGGACTTCGACAACACCATCTTCGTGCCCGCCAGCACGTACCGGCGGCAGGTGCAGGCGCAGAGCCTGGGCTCGTTCATCACCGGCATCATCTACGTGCAGGCGAACTCCGCGGACCAGACGGCGCGCGCGCAGCAGGACATCACGCAGCTGCTGCGCGAGCGGCACCGCTTGGGAGATGAGGCCGTCAACGACTTCGACATTCGCAACCTCGCGGAGATCGCCAGCGGGCAGCAGGAGAGCACCCAGACCATGAGCTTGCTGCTCGCGGCCATCGCCGCGGTGTCCCTGGTGGTGGGCGGCATCGGCATCATGAACATCATGCTGGTGAGCGTCACCGAGCGGACGCGTGAGATTGGCGTGCGCGTGGCGGTGGGCGCGCGGCCGCGAGACATCCTGGCGCAGTTCCTCATCGAGGCGCTGACGCTGGCGGTGCTGGGAGGTGTGATTGGCGCGGCGGTGGGCTTGGGTGTGGCCAGGCTCCTGGCGGCGCAGTTCGGTTGGCCCATGCTGGTGCGCCCGGATGTGGCGCTGGCGGCCATCGCGTTCAGTGGGTTGGTGGGCGTGGTCTTCGGGCTCTATCCCGCGCGCAAGGCCAGCCTCCTGGACCCCATCGATGCCCTGAGGTACGAGTGA
- a CDS encoding TolC family protein gives MRALPLMLLLALPAGAQAPESRVLSLEEAESSAREHQPQLRSAQAGTDAARARVDQSRSSLLPQVNANASYEVGTNNRNVVQTPPGTGSNPTVTGTSRRFSAGVTATQLLYDFGRTTGRYNASKQSAEAQTQNQEQVLQDVLLDVRSAYFNVLTQKALLDVARETLQSEEARLRQVTAAVQVGSRPEIDLLQQRTARANAQVANIRAQNGYATAKAQLNQAMGVETATDYSVQDVAVVPVEGEDQPLEPLVTRALAARSDVAARDRQIQAQELTVRATGGGYWPSLSATANVADTGEDPVVDNRLNATGGLSLSWPLFQGGLTRAQVSEQRATLRDLQAQRDLLRQQVRLQVEQARLAVVASREALSAAEEAQVNARERLRLAEGRYQAGVGNIIELSDAQVAYTNAAAQHVQANYDLATSRATLARALGSESLKTAVAAR, from the coding sequence ATGCGCGCGCTTCCGTTGATGCTGCTGCTGGCCCTTCCCGCCGGCGCCCAGGCTCCGGAGAGCCGGGTCCTGTCGCTCGAGGAGGCGGAGTCCTCGGCGCGCGAGCACCAGCCCCAGCTCCGCTCGGCCCAGGCGGGCACCGACGCGGCGCGGGCGCGGGTGGACCAGTCGCGCTCCAGCCTGCTGCCCCAGGTGAACGCCAACGCCAGCTACGAGGTGGGGACGAACAACCGCAACGTGGTGCAGACCCCGCCGGGCACGGGCTCCAACCCCACGGTGACCGGGACGTCGCGGCGCTTCAGCGCGGGCGTGACGGCCACCCAGCTCCTGTATGACTTTGGCCGCACCACCGGCCGCTACAACGCCTCCAAGCAGAGCGCGGAAGCCCAGACGCAGAACCAGGAGCAGGTGCTCCAGGACGTGCTGCTCGACGTGCGCTCGGCGTACTTCAACGTGCTCACGCAGAAGGCGCTGCTGGACGTGGCGCGCGAGACGCTCCAGAGCGAGGAGGCTCGGCTGCGGCAGGTGACCGCCGCGGTGCAGGTGGGCAGTCGGCCGGAGATTGACTTGCTCCAGCAGCGCACCGCGCGCGCCAACGCGCAGGTGGCGAACATCCGCGCGCAGAACGGCTACGCCACCGCCAAGGCCCAGCTCAATCAGGCCATGGGCGTGGAGACCGCCACGGACTACTCCGTCCAGGACGTGGCGGTGGTGCCGGTGGAGGGCGAGGACCAGCCGTTGGAGCCGCTGGTGACGCGCGCGCTGGCGGCCCGCTCGGACGTGGCCGCGAGGGACCGCCAGATTCAAGCGCAGGAGCTGACCGTGCGCGCGACGGGCGGTGGGTACTGGCCCAGCCTGAGCGCCACCGCCAACGTGGCGGACACGGGCGAGGACCCCGTGGTGGACAACCGCCTCAACGCGACGGGTGGCCTGTCGTTGAGCTGGCCGTTGTTCCAGGGCGGACTCACGCGCGCGCAGGTGAGCGAGCAGCGCGCCACGCTGCGGGACCTCCAGGCCCAGCGCGACCTCTTGCGGCAGCAGGTGCGGCTCCAGGTGGAGCAGGCCCGGCTCGCGGTGGTGGCCTCGCGCGAGGCGCTCTCCGCCGCGGAGGAGGCGCAGGTGAACGCACGCGAGCGGCTGCGGCTGGCGGAAGGCCGCTATCAGGCCGGCGTGGGCAACATCATCGAGCTGAGCGACGCGCAGGTGGCCTACACCAACGCCGCCGCGCAGCACGTCCAGGCCAACTACGACCTCGCCACGTCGCGCGCCACGCTGGCGCGTGCGCTGGGCTCGGAGTCGCTCAAGACGGCCGTGGCCGCGCGGTAG
- a CDS encoding efflux RND transporter periplasmic adaptor subunit produces the protein MKVVNEMPREVAQPVPASFEEEGRARRISRWVWVTVGVVGLGVVGWWRVQASAKSALPTYETAKVEPRRLVSKVTATGTLSALVTVQVGSQVSGRIQEINVDYNSPVKKGQVIARIDPQLVQAALARAKANMTAARANLQKAKVMADVARKQADRSRALRAQQFISQSELDTAESSAAGAAAEVMASEGSLAQAQAALNEAEVNEKYTTIVSPTDGIVISRSVDVGQTVAASLQAPTLFTIAEDLRKMQVDTSVAESDVGRLEPGMKATFTVDAYPGERFSGIIRQIRNAAQTVQNVVTYDAVIDVSNPDLKLKPGMTANATIITGEKHDALSVPNAALRFRPPVPVTGAPGQPPAAPMSPDRAPDGTRALYVLRGEGEQAHPEPVRVRTGMTDGTYTELVEGELKAGDAIITGSTTPGATASPTNTGAPPGGLGGGRPPGMRRGPF, from the coding sequence ATGAAGGTCGTGAACGAGATGCCAAGAGAAGTGGCGCAGCCGGTGCCGGCCTCCTTCGAGGAGGAGGGCCGCGCGCGGCGGATCTCCCGTTGGGTCTGGGTGACGGTGGGCGTGGTGGGGTTGGGCGTGGTGGGCTGGTGGCGCGTGCAAGCGTCCGCGAAGTCGGCGCTCCCGACCTACGAGACGGCGAAGGTGGAGCCGCGGCGGCTGGTGTCGAAGGTCACGGCCACCGGCACCTTGTCCGCGTTGGTGACGGTGCAGGTCGGCAGTCAGGTGTCCGGCCGCATCCAGGAAATCAACGTCGACTACAACTCGCCGGTGAAGAAGGGGCAGGTCATCGCCCGCATCGATCCGCAGCTCGTGCAGGCGGCGCTGGCTCGGGCGAAGGCGAACATGACGGCGGCGCGCGCCAACCTTCAAAAGGCGAAGGTGATGGCGGACGTGGCGCGCAAGCAGGCCGACCGCTCGCGCGCGCTGCGGGCCCAGCAGTTCATCTCGCAGTCGGAGTTGGACACGGCCGAGTCCAGCGCGGCGGGCGCGGCGGCCGAGGTGATGGCCTCCGAGGGCTCGCTGGCGCAGGCGCAGGCCGCGCTCAACGAGGCCGAGGTCAACGAGAAGTACACGACCATCGTCTCACCCACCGACGGCATCGTGATTTCGCGCAGCGTGGACGTGGGGCAGACGGTGGCCGCTTCGCTCCAGGCGCCCACGCTGTTCACCATCGCGGAGGACCTGCGCAAGATGCAGGTGGACACCAGCGTGGCCGAGTCCGACGTGGGCCGGCTGGAGCCGGGCATGAAGGCCACCTTCACGGTGGATGCCTATCCCGGTGAGCGCTTCAGCGGCATCATCCGGCAGATTCGCAACGCGGCGCAGACGGTGCAGAACGTCGTCACGTACGACGCCGTCATCGACGTGAGCAACCCGGACCTCAAGCTCAAGCCGGGCATGACGGCCAACGCCACCATCATCACCGGCGAGAAGCATGACGCGCTGTCCGTGCCCAACGCGGCGCTGCGCTTCCGGCCCCCGGTGCCCGTCACGGGCGCGCCGGGCCAGCCGCCGGCCGCGCCCATGTCTCCGGACCGTGCTCCGGATGGCACCCGGGCGCTGTACGTGCTGCGCGGCGAGGGCGAGCAGGCCCACCCCGAGCCCGTGCGCGTGCGCACCGGCATGACGGACGGCACGTACACGGAGCTTGTCGAGGGAGAGCTGAAGGCGGGCGACGCCATCATCACGGGCTCCACCACCCCCGGCGCCACGGCCTCGCCCACCAACACGGGAGCACCTCCGGGTGGACTCGGTGGCGGACGACCGCCGGGCATGCGTCGCGGACCGTTCTAG
- a CDS encoding sigma-70 family RNA polymerase sigma factor, translating to MSLDVEAYYRRYGPQVLRRCRFLLRDEEKAVDAMHDVFVQLLRYQSALKDTAPSSLLHQIATRVCLNRLRGAKRRPEDREDELVLRIASAEDTEARTAAKGLLDRLFGRVPASSRDIAVLHLVDGMTLEETAREVGLSVSGVRKRLRALSAVLQELELEAA from the coding sequence GTGTCACTCGATGTGGAGGCCTACTACCGCCGCTATGGCCCCCAGGTGCTCCGGCGCTGCCGTTTCCTCCTGCGGGACGAGGAGAAGGCCGTGGATGCGATGCACGACGTCTTCGTGCAGCTCTTGCGGTACCAGTCGGCGCTGAAGGACACCGCGCCGTCGAGCCTGCTGCACCAGATTGCCACCCGGGTGTGCCTCAACCGCCTGCGCGGCGCCAAGCGCAGGCCCGAGGACCGTGAGGATGAGCTGGTGCTGAGGATCGCCTCGGCCGAGGACACCGAGGCCCGGACCGCCGCGAAGGGCCTGCTCGACCGGCTCTTTGGTCGGGTCCCCGCGTCCAGTCGGGACATCGCCGTGCTCCACCTGGTGGATGGCATGACGTTGGAGGAAACGGCGCGCGAGGTGGGCTTGTCCGTCTCGGGCGTGCGCAAGCGGCTGCGGGCGCTGTCCGCCGTGTTGCAGGAGCTGGAGCTGGAGGCTGCATGA
- a CDS encoding caspase family protein → MRGLALLVALWSATAAAEAEPVRRLALLVGVNDGGPGRTRLQYAATDARAFAQVLGELGGVAASDRVLLLDVDRQGLLAGFDRVRRLAEGARDSGALRVEVLLYYSGHSDEEGLLLQGQRVDYGELRRALDALPADVRIAVLDSCASGAFARRKGGVARPAFLVDVGNQVKGHAILTSSSESEASQESDRLGGSYFTHNLVSGLRGAADATHDGRVTLTEAYQFAFHETLARTERTQGGAQHPAYDIELAGTGDLVMTDLRATSAGLVLTEPLEGRLYVRDAAGTLVVEVQKTPGRLTELGLAPGRYTARRELSGTVAEAAFVLRDNARTPLAPADFVSVPGELTALRGGPAPAGELASAGLRVRLPVNLSLVPSVSTNAVAVGSAPVENRLALGVVNGGASLGGGLAIGLVSNWYDAESKGVMLAGAVNVASGEMAGAQLSLFTNVAGARLRGFQGTFGVNYAGDDVGVVGQLAGGVNVARRDFEGFQGASVLNYVGGDAWGFQAALGFNHVKGSMQGFQGALGINSTKADLTGVQAAMGLNRAEHVTGGQVAMLNVASEVTGIQLGLINVAAHVTGTQVGLINLSDRMTGVPLGLLSIEREGQFHVEVWSSDIQLTNLGLKFGGRYLYTTLIAGMGPDDRLDRFSLGIGLGGHIPVSERFWVDVDVAAHAVTPMRKPFEDSVPLLGQVRAMVGFQVLPRLAVFAGPTYNVFATWDETPDFQSITTMRVHTQWDLSTRLQNWPGFQVGLRL, encoded by the coding sequence ATGAGGGGACTCGCCCTGCTGGTGGCGTTGTGGTCAGCAACGGCGGCCGCCGAGGCGGAGCCGGTGCGCCGGCTCGCGCTGTTGGTCGGGGTGAACGACGGAGGTCCGGGCCGCACGCGGTTGCAGTACGCGGCCACGGACGCGCGCGCCTTCGCGCAGGTGTTGGGCGAGCTGGGCGGCGTGGCGGCCTCGGACCGGGTGCTGCTCCTGGATGTGGATCGCCAGGGGCTGCTGGCGGGCTTTGACCGCGTGCGGCGGCTGGCCGAGGGCGCGCGGGACTCCGGGGCGCTGCGCGTGGAGGTGTTGCTGTACTACTCCGGCCACTCGGACGAAGAGGGCCTGCTGCTGCAGGGCCAGCGCGTGGACTACGGCGAGCTGCGCCGCGCGTTGGACGCGTTGCCGGCGGACGTGCGCATCGCGGTGCTGGACTCGTGCGCGTCAGGCGCGTTCGCGCGGCGCAAGGGCGGCGTGGCGCGGCCGGCGTTCCTGGTGGACGTGGGCAACCAGGTGAAGGGCCACGCCATCCTCACGTCCTCCAGCGAGAGCGAGGCGTCGCAGGAGTCGGATCGCCTGGGCGGCTCGTACTTCACGCACAACCTGGTGTCTGGCCTGCGAGGCGCGGCGGACGCCACGCACGACGGCCGCGTGACGCTGACGGAGGCGTACCAGTTCGCCTTCCACGAGACGCTGGCGCGCACCGAGCGCACGCAGGGCGGCGCGCAGCATCCGGCGTATGACATCGAGCTGGCGGGCACAGGCGACCTGGTGATGACGGACCTGCGGGCCACGTCCGCGGGGCTGGTGCTCACCGAGCCGCTGGAGGGCCGGCTGTACGTGCGCGACGCGGCGGGCACGCTGGTGGTCGAGGTGCAGAAGACGCCCGGTCGCCTCACCGAGCTGGGGCTCGCGCCCGGGCGCTACACGGCGCGGCGGGAGCTGTCAGGCACGGTGGCCGAGGCGGCCTTCGTGTTGCGCGACAACGCGCGCACGCCGCTGGCGCCCGCGGACTTCGTGAGCGTGCCGGGCGAGCTGACCGCGCTGCGCGGTGGGCCCGCCCCCGCGGGAGAGCTGGCGAGCGCGGGGCTTCGCGTGCGCCTGCCCGTCAACCTGAGCCTGGTGCCCTCGGTGAGCACCAACGCGGTGGCCGTGGGCAGCGCGCCCGTGGAGAACCGGCTGGCGCTGGGGGTGGTGAATGGCGGCGCGTCGCTCGGTGGCGGGCTGGCGATCGGCCTGGTGAGCAACTGGTACGACGCGGAGTCCAAGGGCGTGATGCTGGCCGGGGCCGTCAATGTGGCGAGTGGCGAGATGGCCGGCGCGCAGCTCTCCCTGTTCACCAACGTGGCGGGTGCGCGGCTGCGAGGCTTCCAGGGCACGTTCGGCGTGAACTACGCGGGCGATGACGTCGGCGTCGTGGGGCAGCTCGCGGGTGGCGTCAACGTGGCGCGCCGGGACTTCGAGGGCTTCCAGGGTGCCTCGGTCCTCAACTACGTGGGCGGGGACGCGTGGGGCTTCCAGGCCGCCTTGGGCTTCAACCACGTGAAGGGCTCGATGCAGGGCTTCCAAGGGGCCCTCGGCATCAACTCGACGAAGGCCGACCTGACGGGCGTGCAGGCCGCGATGGGGCTCAACCGCGCGGAGCACGTCACGGGCGGGCAGGTCGCGATGCTCAACGTGGCCAGCGAGGTGACGGGCATCCAGCTCGGGTTGATCAACGTGGCCGCGCACGTGACGGGTACGCAGGTGGGCCTCATCAACCTCTCCGACCGGATGACGGGCGTGCCGCTCGGACTGCTGAGCATCGAGCGCGAGGGCCAGTTCCACGTGGAGGTGTGGTCCAGCGACATCCAGCTCACCAACCTGGGGCTGAAGTTCGGCGGGCGCTACCTCTACACGACGCTCATCGCGGGCATGGGGCCGGATGATCGACTCGACCGCTTCAGCCTGGGCATTGGGTTGGGCGGCCACATCCCCGTGAGCGAGCGCTTCTGGGTGGACGTGGACGTGGCGGCCCACGCGGTCACACCCATGCGCAAGCCCTTCGAGGACAGCGTCCCTCTGCTGGGCCAGGTCCGGGCGATGGTGGGCTTCCAGGTGCTGCCACGGCTGGCGGTGTTCGCGGGGCCGACCTACAACGTGTTCGCCACCTGGGATGAGACGCCGGACTTCCAGTCCATCACCACGATGCGCGTGCACACCCAGTGGGACCTGAGCACCCGGCTGCAGAACTGGCCCGGGTTCCAGGTGGGCCTGCGGCTGTGA
- a CDS encoding ActD-like protein — MTSPQRTPDWLLERIALGDLPPAELAAAKDRLAREPDGAARLAALEADNRATLEKLPAEAVAREVMARAERNARVEAARRDTSRPLLRFGPVLGLVPVLAAMALFVLVRPGALPDGAGAGRGMSGDVPESTRIKGLTPQLVVHRQGAGAPERLDTGAHAVAGDVVQLAYVAAGRGHGLIVSVDGRGAVTRHLPESGETSAVLEPSARHSLSGAYELDDAPGFERFFLITSAEPFELEPVLAAARALVASPEARTGALALPEGLEQTSFLLEKPTQ; from the coding sequence ATGACGTCCCCCCAACGCACCCCGGATTGGCTGCTGGAGCGAATCGCGCTGGGCGACCTGCCCCCCGCCGAGCTGGCCGCCGCGAAGGACCGCCTGGCCCGTGAGCCGGACGGCGCCGCGCGACTGGCGGCCCTGGAGGCCGACAACCGCGCCACCCTGGAGAAGTTGCCCGCCGAGGCCGTGGCCCGCGAGGTGATGGCCCGGGCCGAGCGCAATGCCCGCGTGGAGGCCGCGCGGCGGGACACCTCCCGCCCTTTGCTCCGCTTCGGGCCGGTCCTCGGGCTGGTGCCCGTGCTGGCCGCCATGGCCCTGTTCGTCCTCGTGCGGCCGGGTGCCCTGCCGGACGGCGCCGGAGCGGGCCGCGGGATGTCGGGGGATGTGCCCGAGTCCACCCGCATCAAGGGCCTGACGCCGCAGCTCGTCGTGCACCGGCAGGGCGCCGGCGCCCCCGAGCGCCTGGATACCGGGGCCCACGCCGTCGCCGGTGATGTGGTGCAGCTCGCCTACGTGGCGGCGGGCCGCGGACATGGGCTCATCGTGTCGGTGGATGGGCGCGGCGCCGTCACCCGGCACCTGCCCGAGAGCGGCGAGACGTCCGCGGTGCTGGAGCCCTCCGCGCGCCACTCGCTGTCGGGCGCCTATGAGTTGGATGACGCGCCGGGCTTCGAGCGCTTCTTCCTCATCACCTCCGCGGAGCCGTTCGAGCTGGAGCCAGTGTTGGCCGCGGCACGCGCGCTGGTCGCGTCTCCAGAGGCGCGGACGGGGGCGCTCGCGCTGCCCGAGGGCCTGGAGCAGACTTCCTTCCTCTTGGAGAAGCCCACGCAATGA
- a CDS encoding helix-turn-helix transcriptional regulator, with translation MDKKLATTIGAAARVARARLELTQADVAERIDVATEVYGRLERGGMLPSVQTLLKLCHELQVSADELLGLVSHGASALARSSEPPPHAQERPEVRRLLRGVRQLDPAQVKLLGLVANALMRR, from the coding sequence ATGGACAAGAAACTCGCAACCACCATCGGAGCGGCAGCGCGCGTCGCCCGGGCCCGCCTGGAGCTGACGCAGGCCGACGTGGCCGAGCGCATCGACGTCGCGACCGAAGTCTACGGTCGGCTGGAGCGCGGCGGCATGCTGCCGAGCGTGCAGACGCTGCTGAAGCTGTGTCACGAGCTGCAAGTCTCCGCGGACGAGCTGCTGGGGTTGGTGTCCCATGGCGCCAGCGCCCTGGCCCGTTCGAGTGAGCCGCCTCCGCACGCCCAGGAACGGCCCGAGGTGCGCCGACTGCTGCGCGGGGTGCGCCAGTTGGACCCGGCGCAGGTGAAGCTGTTGGGCCTGGTGGCCAACGCGCTGATGCGGCGCTGA